TGGATGACGACGAGTCAACACTCGCATAAGCATAGGAGAACATACATCCCCTTATCGATAGAATATCCTTACCCGTTTAGGACTACCCAAAATATTAGTATCTTAAGATATATTTTTGTCTAATATTTATAAAAGTGTGTATTAAAGTTTTGAGGAAGTTCTAGATAGGCTTTGGAGTAAGTCCGAAATGCTTGAAATAAGACTATTCTCTGTGAGAGTTAATATTCCATAGATATTGACTTTATGCCTTCTAAGTGTTGAGATGTGTAATGAATGTTTTCTACTCTTTGTAAATAGTGTCTTTCTCTTGTTTAAGTTTTTTTCAAATATAAGTTGTGTCTCATGAGTTTTTTGACCCAATAATTTGAGTATTTAAATATGATGTTGAGGGCTTATTCTTGATGACTAAAGCTATTTTCTCACTACTTGCCTAGTCTACTGAATATATCTGGTACAATCGGCCAGATTATGCACAATCACAAACACGGATTGGCTTTATAGCCAAAATTGCGGTCGATCTATCATTTCTGTAGTCTGGCAAGTACTGAAGGTTCTGAATAAGCAACCGCTTCAGGCAAAGCTTCCTGCATCTTGCTAAGCCAGTCAATCAGATTTTCAAGCTGTTGGTCTGCTTTCAACATACCCAAACCCCGCACCGTCACTTTCCCAGGGGTGTAGACGAAACGAGTCTGAAGATGAGTGGGGAGTTTTTCTTGCAGTAGCTTCCAGCCCGGTTCTTCCATTGGGGTTTCTAAGATGACGTGCTGCTTACCTTCCGGTTTAATGCGAGAAAAACCCAGAGATTTTGCAACTTGCTTCAGTTCCACGATGCGGATGAGTTATTGAGCAGACATGGGAATGGGACCGTAGCGATTGTCCTCTATTCATCAACGTAGCCTAACTCCCCTGTCGCGCCAAAGAATTTAGAAGGGTTTTTGAAACAGGTCAGTAACGGGCAAAGTAAAGCCAGTGATGATATCCTCACCATCTAAGAAATCACTCAGCTTGAGTAAGCGATCAGGTTCTTGGGCCGCACGATAGACCAACACATGATGCTGGTTGGGATTAATCACCCAAACGAGTCGAGAACCATTTTCAAAGAATTCGACCAACTTATTATCAATTTCTTCAACGGTGTTATTGGGCGAGAGAATTTCGATGGCAAGATCAGGCGCTCCATCTAAAAAGCCGGTCGGCAGCTCCTCTAGTTCCTGTAAGCGCTCTTTGACGAAGAAAGAAATATCAGGCGATCGCTTGTTACCATTTTTCATTATGAAGGCAGTGCTGGAATCAAATAAAGCCCCTAATTTCTGATCCCTGACGACCGAGAATAACGCGGAGCTTAAAATGATAGCAATATAGCCATGCCTCGCGCCTGAATTCCCCATATCAATTACTTCTCCGTCCACAAGTTCATAGCGGTGTCCATCTCGGCTCAGGGCCATGAACTCTTCATCGGTCCAGATTTTTTTCTCTGGAGCTTCAATCGATGAGTTCTCTGTCGATGATTGCGTCAGAGTAGACATAGGTCAAACCTGCTCTAAGTTTGCAGTGACATATTGATACCTTAATACCATGATAGTCTCTGTTGCTATGCTGGAACCGCCTCAGGTAAAGCTCCCTGCATTTTACTAAGCCAGTCAATCAGATTCTCAAGCTGCTGGTCAGCCTTCAACATACCCAAACCGCGTACCGTAACCTTCCCAGGGGTGTAGACGAAACGAGTTTGAAGATGAGTGGGTAACTTCTCTTGCAATAGCTTCCAGCCCGGTTCTTCCATCGGGGTTTCTAGTATGACGTGCTGCTTGCCTTCCGGTTTGATGCGAGAAAAGCCCAGAGACTTAGCAACTTGCTTCAGCTCCACGATACGGATGAGCTGCTGAGCAGAGCTGGGAATGGCACCATATCTATCTGTCCAATCCACCGCAAGCTGGGTGAGTTCTTTTTTATCTTTGGCAGCAGCAACCGCCCGATAAGCGCTCATCTTCTGGTCGAGATCTTGAATATAGTCCGCTGGGATAAAGGCCGTCAGCGATAGATCCACCTGTGTTTCGTCCACCGTCGGGATTTCTTGACCGCGAATCTCGTTGATGGATTCCTCTAGCATCTCCATGTATAAATCAAAGCCGATCGCATCCATCTGACCCGATTGTTCTGCACCGAGAAGATTGCCGACGCCGCGAATTTCCATATCTCGCATGGCAAGTTGATAGCCGGAACCGAGCTGGGTGAATTCCTGGAGGGCGCGGAGGCGTTGACGGGCAGTGGCGGAGAGAGTACTTTGTTTAGGGTAAAACAGCCATGCATGGGCCTGAATTCCGGCGCGACCGACGCGACCGCGAAGCTGATAGAGCTGGGAGAGGCCAAACTTTTGCGAGTCTTCGATCAAGATGGTGTTGACGCGGGGGATATCTAAACCCGATTCGATAATGGTGGTGCAGACTAAAATCTCGGCGTCGCCATTGCTGAAGGTAAGCATGGTGGCTTCGAGTTCGCCCTCTTGCATTTGACCATGTGCGATCGCAAGTCTCGCATTCGGCGCAAGCTCCCTCAACTTAGCGGCGACCTCTTCAATCCCCTCAACCCGAGGAACCACGTAAAATATTTGACCCCCACGATCGAGTTCCTGACGAATAGCACTGCCAATCACCTCAGTCCGATAGGGCGATAGATGCGTTTTAATCGGACGCCGAGAAGGTGGCGGAGTCGTAATCAAACTCATTTCCCGGACACCGGAGAGCGACATATAGAGCGTTCGCGGTATGGGCGTAGCGCTAAGGGTCAGCACATCCACCTCAGTTTTGAGAGACTTAATTTTTTCCTTTTGGTTGACGCCGAACCGCTGCTCTTCATCGATCACAAGCATCCCTAGATCTTTATAAGTGACGCTTTTACCGAGAAGCTGATGAGTGCCGACAACAATATCGAGTTCGCCGGTCTGGAGTCTTCTTTGGATATCCTTTCGTTCTTCGGCGGTGCGGAATCGGTTGAGGAGGCCAATCTGGATCGGGTAGGGGGCAAACCGTTCCTTGATGGTGTGGTAGTGCTGCTGGGTGAGAATTGTTGTCGGCGCAAGAAAGGCCACCTGTTTGTGGGCCGTCACGGCTTTAAAGATGGCTCGTATAGCGACCTCTGTTTTGCCGAAGCCAACATCGCCGCAAACAAGGCGATCCATCGGGCGATCGCTTTCCATGTCGCGCTTCACGTCTTGAGCGGCCTTGAGCTGATCGGGGGTGGGTTGATAGGGAAACGAATCCTCCATTTCAGCCTGCCAGGGCTGATCGACCGGGAAGACATGGCCGTTTTGTTGGGCGCGCTGTGCGTAGAGCTTGAGCAGGTCCACCGCCAGCTTTTTGATCGACTTACGAACCTTGGTCTTAGTCTTCTCCCAAGCCTTGCCGGACATCTTGTGCAGCTTGGGTGGGTTCTCTTTGCTAGTCCGCAGTCGGGAGAGCGAATCAACCATGTCGGCAGCGACTCGCAACAGGCCGTCTTCATACTGAATGACCAGATAGTCGCGAGTCTCGAAATTGATGGTGAGGCTTTCTAATTTTTGGAACTTGCCGATACCGTGGGTGCGGTGAACGACGTAATCCCCCGGCTCTAGCTTATTGGGGTCTACCTGCTTCGATGCCGCCCGCCGTCGCTTGCGGATGTAGGTGGGGGTGGCGAGGGTGTGCTGGCCGAAGAATTCTCGATCCGTGACCAACACCATCCGAAAGGTCGGCAGGATAAAGCCTTCGAGTTCTGCGAGGCCGGAGTATTTGACGGCTACGGGAGTGCGCTGATCCTGGAGTTTGTCGATGGCGGGATAGTCGCGAGGGTTGGGGACAAACTGGGCAGGGCAGTCATGTTCTTGCAGCAGCGCTACGGAGCGGGACGGTTGTGCCGAGACAAGCCAGATATTGAACTTGCGATCGCGTTCTCCCCTGATCGTCTCTGCCAACTTTCCAAACTGATGCGGAATAGCAGGTACAGGCCGACTGGATACATTTAAGCCTTGACCGTCTTCCGCAATTTCAGAGAGATGAAGTCGATCAAATAACTCAAGCTGCTCTCGCACCTGATCAAACTCTAGATGCAGCTTCGGCAAAGGATGCTTGGGTTGATTAATGCCTTGCCACTGCTCTTCGGCATGTTCAACCCAGCGATCGCAATGGGGCTGGCACTGATCGGGTTCATCAATGGCGATCAGCGTGTTGTCGGGCAGGTAGTCTAAAAGTGAAGCGGGGTTATCAAAGGCAATGCCGAGAAACCGCCGACTGCCTTCGAGTTCAACAGTTTCAAGCTGCTCCTGTTCTGCTTCCGTCAGATAGTGCTTAGCGTGGGCTAGCTTGTCATCAGTGAGAGCGGCCAGCGTCATTGGGCGGAAGCTGGTGGGGGTGAGACTCAGAGCTTTGATATTGTCGAGCGATCGCTGATTGGCCGGATCAAACTCGCGCATTTTCTCTAGCTCGTCACCGAACCATTCCAGACGCACGGGTAGTTCTGAAGCAACCGGAAAAATATCGACAATATCGCCGCGACGGCTCCACTGCCCTTCGATTTCTACGAGGGAAACACGCTCATAGCCGAGGTTCGCAAGCTGGGTGCTGAGGTCGCCTAAATTGATTTCCGTTCCGACTTCCAGAGCAAGGCATTGCGGGGAGAAAACACTGGCGGGGGGCAGGTGGGGCTGAAGGGCGCGTTCGGTGGCGACAATAGCGATATTGGAGCCTTCGAGCTTGGCAAGCTCGGCTAAGGCCTGGAGCTGTCCCCAGATCATTTCTGATTCGGAGTCGAAGGGTTCGTAGGGGGATGATTCTGAGGTGGGATAAAAGTGAAGAGTGGCCCAGCCCATTGCTTCGAGTTGGGTAGCCCAGCGTCCGGCTTCTTCTAGCGTGGCGGTGACAATGAGTAGAGGCTGTTGGCGATGTTGGGCGATCGCAGAAGCTAGTAGTCCTTTCGGCAAACGGGGGAGGCCATTGAGGTCTAGGACTTGATTGCGATCAAGTTTGGTGAGGAGTTCTTGGGTGAGTTGCGATCGCCCCAGGGCGCGTACGATTGCCGAAAATGCCATGAATTAATAGTTGAGCCTTTTGTCTGTAGGTGAGGAAGCGGTTTATGCTCCTCACTTATTGTAGAGAACAAGGCTTTGAAGGTTATGTCATTTTTGAACCCAGCTTGTCATATCGATGGGGGCGTCTGTTTCATAATCTGAAGGAGAACCAAACTCAGCTTCTATGTCTGCCTGCTCTCTGTCACTCACGTATGGTACGAGAAAGTGTTGGTCTTCTCGCAATGCCCCTTTGAGGCTAGCTTTCTGTGGATCTTTGGAGTCTTGTATTTCCATCAATCTTCTTCTCCTGATTCAGGCTGCGTACCAGTTACCTGTTGAGATGCGTGGCGGATGTGAAGAATGCGAACAGCAGGCGTACTTTCGAGAACTGTGAAGATTACCCGATAGGAATTTCGACCTCGACCATAGAGCAATTGCCGAATCTCTTGACTGAAGTATTCGTTTTCTCGCGCTAACGGACATCGGTTAGGCATTGTTGATAGAGATTCGATAGCCTTGAGTAAGCCTGTATACCAACGTTTTGCGTTATCAGAGGAAGTGAACTTAGAAATCTGGAGAAAAGCGTTATCGGCTTCGGCCTCTGCGATGCTGGAAAGTTCAATCTCGTAGTTCATGCATCTGTAGGCAAGTCATACTTGCGGCGTTGTTCTTCCGCAAAGTCTTGGAAGGGACGAGAGTGACCTGCCGTAAAGTCATTCAATCCCTGCTGGATGCCTGCAATCGCTTCCTCTATATCTTGTTGTTCCCATTCGAGAAGCTGCGTTAGCAATTCTGTTGCAAGCATGTTGATATCTTGCCCTTGATCTGCTGCCTTGGCCTGGAGCTGAGCCTCAATTTCTGGTCTGAGAGAAATGGTAAGCACCATAAGGACACACTATAGAATTGAAAGAATTAACGGTACAGCCTCATTCTAACAAGCTATAAAAACTTGATACGGCATTAGCAGGATAAGCATTCCTTTCGATCTCAGCATTGCTCAAAGAATATAACCGTAGATTCAAGAGAGCAAGCTTCCAAGCATTGATAGTGCAGTGGCAAAGGTATCTTTTAAGTGGTGGCTCTCACGCCAAGATTGATTTGGTATATTATCTAGGGCTTCACAAAAGCAAGCCCTAGAAATTTGACAGAAGCCATTTATACGAACGCGCCAAGATTGATTCATGAAAATTGAAGATGTATTGAGTCAGTTTCGCGGCAGAGTCTCATGGCCGACAATGCGGGCCATTCTCAAAAAAATTGACTTACAAACATCTCAAGGCTGGGACCAGACAATTGCGAAGCTAAAAGAATATCAAAAATCCAATAGAGATGAAGCCTTGATTGCAGTTGACAATTTAAAGCGCATCTATCTCAATTACTTGCTAGCTGGAGAAAAAGCAGTAAAGCTATTTACTGTAGAAGAAAGTAAACTTAATAGATTGATGGTATTTCTACAGAAACATTCGGTTAAAGAGAACGTGTTTCAGGAGACGTATCCATTCCCGCTTTCAGAGGAAAAACTCAAAAATCTGAATTCATCCCCCAAGCTGCTTGAAGTTAGAGAGATAGATGGAGATTTAGGTCTTGTCTTCTGTACAAAACGCTTTTTTACAGAACGTTCGACAATCAACTCTAAAGACTACAGTATAGAGGTAGAAAAAGCTTTAGATGATTTTGATGAAATCGTTGGAATCAGGCGGTACACTAGACAGTTTTTTGATATTGTTTTCCTGAGAAAAGAAAGTAATATGGCTGAAATAAGAATTGATATTGGTGGGGGGATGCTAGAGGAAGATCGCAGAAGATCTTTCCTAGAGATCGGAAAAAGCTTCAACAAATTAGCTCATGACTACATAGGAGTTGCAGACTTTCTGAAAACACCTTTAAACTTCTTCCCATTAATTGAAACTTTATATAATTCAGATGAGGGGAAAGTAGGTGAGATAGCTTTCACAACGGATGAAGGATCGACAAAGTTTGAGAGGATGAGGCGTGGTGCAAAGGATTTAAGACTAGAGACATATCACAAAGCTGGGAGAGCCGAGCTAGAAAAGTTTGACCAGAAAATAAATTTATACAAGATTGCTATTTTGTGGAAATTTTCGATTTCTGATGATATTGAAACAGAACCAGAACTTTTTCTTCCTGGAAACTCTTTCTTCCTTAATCAAGAGTACCCAGTACTTGAAGAAGCTATAATAAAGAAGTGTAGTGAGCTGGAAGATTATAATTTTGTCTTTAACAAAATAAAGCATTACTTAGATGGCTGTGGTTAGCAAGCAATTGCTTATTAGTAAAATTTTTCGAGATTGGGGTGACTCACCTCAGTCAGAAATCTGTATTTCTATTCTGGAATATCTAATCAAAAACAGAAATAATGTATTGAGTCATATAACTTTTGGGAGTTTAAAGAATATTGCAAAAAATGATTTTTGCGCTGCAGAAATTTTAGAGGCAACTCAGTATCTGTGTGGAGAGCGAGTCAAGCTGCTGGAACAGAAATTTGAACTTATTCAAGATGGGGAAAATTTTGATTTATCTAATGATGAAGTAATGACTGCAAGAAAATCTGGAATCCTTATTCATCCTGAGACTGGCGAAGAAATTCATGATTTTGAAGATCAGGTTTTTATCTATTTCGTACCTAGTTTTCTGTCCAGCCGAGTAACAGTTTAGATGTCGTCTGAAGAACAGCTAAGCTTAAAAAAATTTGATTCTTTGGTATCTCAGAATCCAAGCTTAATGAGAATGCTGGAAAGGATATCAGTGTCTACCTATGAAGATTTTGTAGATTTACTTTATGATGATTTGGATTGGATAGTTCAACAAATCCAAAGAAATCCAGAGCTGCGGCAGGATGATGGTGAAGATCGTTTAACGATAGAAATTGTTCTGCTTCTAAATACTCAAGGATATAAGGCTTCCCACGATACTAAGGTGGGTGGGCATGTCGATCTGCTAGTTGAGAAAGATCGATTTATGTGGATTGGAGAAGCAAAGGTGCATAGTGGGTATGACTATTTATGGGAAGGTTTTCTTCAGCTAGCTACAAGATATTCAATCGGTAGCTCTAACCAAAGTCATGGTGGGATGCTGATCTATATCAGGCGTAGTAATACTCGAAACGTAATGGAAAAGTGGAGACAAACTCTATCTCAGAAAAGCCTAGAAGACTTCTCCTCAGAAGATTGTACAAGGAATTCGCTAGCCTTTTTCTCATCACATAAGCATGAAAGATCTGGCCTGCCTCTTCGAGTGAGGCACATGCCAGTGATGCTCTATTTTGAGCCTAAAGACAAAAGTGCCAGAAAAAGACAAAAGAACGCTTCAGCTTGAAGATAGCTCTGTCGTTCATCTCGCTAGTCAGTCCACGCTATCTGAGCAACAAAATCGAGTTTTTGAAGGTGCGATCGCACTTTGCACCTTAAGCACCACCACCTTGATAAGGCTATTGAGCGATCAAGGTGGTGGTACGAGTGAGCGTTCTAACCAAAAGCAACCTGATGGTAAGGCTCACCCTGTTGATGAGGACTAATCTCAATCGTGATCTTGTGATCCAAGCACTTCAAAAAGTCTACAAGTTTATCCATCGAGAAGCGGCTGAAATGACCATTCATCAGATGAGAGACCTCAGCCTGCTTAATACCTAGCAAGTCAGCAATTTCACGCTGCTTCAGATTCCGGGCCTTGAGAATTTGCACAACATGAAATCCAAGCATCCCTCGGGCCTGCAGCTCTTCGGCATCCTCAAAGCCAAGATCTGCAAACACATTGCCGCTGCTTTCTTCAAATTCAATCTTTGCTTTGCCCTTGCTCATACCTTGCTAGCTCCACGGCTTCCTTATAGCGCTGTTTGATCAAAGCAACATCTTTGGGAGGCGTTGCAATACCTTGCTTTGACTTCTTCTGAAAAGCATGAAGAATATAAATCTCCTTGCCAATCTGTACGGCCTGCACACAACGATAGGCTTCCTTGTTGTGCTTCAGTGCAATCTCGATGACACCACTCCCTACACCCTTGAAAGGCTTGGCATCTTTGGGTATTTCCCCAAACAAGCTGTAGCTCATCACCGATTAGCTTCTGTACCGCTCTAGGGAACCTAAGAATGTTTTTCGTGGAGCTTC
The genomic region above belongs to Acaryochloris thomasi RCC1774 and contains:
- a CDS encoding type II toxin-antitoxin system RelE/ParE family toxin — its product is MNYEIELSSIAEAEADNAFLQISKFTSSDNAKRWYTGLLKAIESLSTMPNRCPLARENEYFSQEIRQLLYGRGRNSYRVIFTVLESTPAVRILHIRHASQQVTGTQPESGEED
- a CDS encoding Uma2 family endonuclease — its product is MSTLTQSSTENSSIEAPEKKIWTDEEFMALSRDGHRYELVDGEVIDMGNSGARHGYIAIILSSALFSVVRDQKLGALFDSSTAFIMKNGNKRSPDISFFVKERLQELEELPTGFLDGAPDLAIEILSPNNTVEEIDNKLVEFFENGSRLVWVINPNQHHVLVYRAAQEPDRLLKLSDFLDGEDIITGFTLPVTDLFQKPF
- a CDS encoding helix-turn-helix domain-containing protein; this encodes MSKGKAKIEFEESSGNVFADLGFEDAEELQARGMLGFHVVQILKARNLKQREIADLLGIKQAEVSHLMNGHFSRFSMDKLVDFLKCLDHKITIEISPHQQGEPYHQVAFG
- a CDS encoding type II toxin-antitoxin system RelE/ParE family toxin; this translates as MSYSLFGEIPKDAKPFKGVGSGVIEIALKHNKEAYRCVQAVQIGKEIYILHAFQKKSKQGIATPPKDVALIKQRYKEAVELARYEQGQSKD
- the mfd gene encoding transcription-repair coupling factor; its protein translation is MAFSAIVRALGRSQLTQELLTKLDRNQVLDLNGLPRLPKGLLASAIAQHRQQPLLIVTATLEEAGRWATQLEAMGWATLHFYPTSESSPYEPFDSESEMIWGQLQALAELAKLEGSNIAIVATERALQPHLPPASVFSPQCLALEVGTEINLGDLSTQLANLGYERVSLVEIEGQWSRRGDIVDIFPVASELPVRLEWFGDELEKMREFDPANQRSLDNIKALSLTPTSFRPMTLAALTDDKLAHAKHYLTEAEQEQLETVELEGSRRFLGIAFDNPASLLDYLPDNTLIAIDEPDQCQPHCDRWVEHAEEQWQGINQPKHPLPKLHLEFDQVREQLELFDRLHLSEIAEDGQGLNVSSRPVPAIPHQFGKLAETIRGERDRKFNIWLVSAQPSRSVALLQEHDCPAQFVPNPRDYPAIDKLQDQRTPVAVKYSGLAELEGFILPTFRMVLVTDREFFGQHTLATPTYIRKRRRAASKQVDPNKLEPGDYVVHRTHGIGKFQKLESLTINFETRDYLVIQYEDGLLRVAADMVDSLSRLRTSKENPPKLHKMSGKAWEKTKTKVRKSIKKLAVDLLKLYAQRAQQNGHVFPVDQPWQAEMEDSFPYQPTPDQLKAAQDVKRDMESDRPMDRLVCGDVGFGKTEVAIRAIFKAVTAHKQVAFLAPTTILTQQHYHTIKERFAPYPIQIGLLNRFRTAEERKDIQRRLQTGELDIVVGTHQLLGKSVTYKDLGMLVIDEEQRFGVNQKEKIKSLKTEVDVLTLSATPIPRTLYMSLSGVREMSLITTPPPSRRPIKTHLSPYRTEVIGSAIRQELDRGGQIFYVVPRVEGIEEVAAKLRELAPNARLAIAHGQMQEGELEATMLTFSNGDAEILVCTTIIESGLDIPRVNTILIEDSQKFGLSQLYQLRGRVGRAGIQAHAWLFYPKQSTLSATARQRLRALQEFTQLGSGYQLAMRDMEIRGVGNLLGAEQSGQMDAIGFDLYMEMLEESINEIRGQEIPTVDETQVDLSLTAFIPADYIQDLDQKMSAYRAVAAAKDKKELTQLAVDWTDRYGAIPSSAQQLIRIVELKQVAKSLGFSRIKPEGKQHVILETPMEEPGWKLLQEKLPTHLQTRFVYTPGKVTVRGLGMLKADQQLENLIDWLSKMQGALPEAVPA